Below is a window of 'Nostoc azollae' 0708 DNA.
ACAGTCAAGAGTTATCAGTTCTACCTGTTGCCTATTCCCTGCTATAATTGATAACTCCTAAACGGATCCCCAACCAATTGGTGGTAGTGCTACTTGCTCATCTACTTTGGAATGAGAGACGGCTGACATACTGGCTGAAAGCCAAACAAACATTTCAATAAAGTTTAATCCTTGAAGTTTGATAGGAGCACGCACGGCTATTTGATTTAAACGGGTCATATTCGCATTTTCTACTCCTACCGTAAAAAAGGCAACTCGTTTATTCGCTTCATCTCCTTGTAGACGCTGTACAGCTTGCTCAATCACATTATCTAGCTCACCTTGCGGCTCACCATCTGTAATCATAAATACCCAAGGACGGTAATAAGCAATCCCATTAGTACGATACTGGGATTTACGTTCTTGAATTATTTCTAAAGATTTATTAATTCCAGCCCCCATTGTTGTTAGCCCTTGGGCTGTTAGAATAGGTGGGTTGAACTGGTCTGCGGTTACAAAATCTTGCACCACATTAACATGACTATCAAATGTGATAATTGCTACTTCTACCCTTCTAGCTGCCAAGGAATTTTTTACTAGTTCATCCTTAAAAGTTAGCAGACCCTGATTTAGAGCCTCAATTCGTTCTCCTTGCATTGATCCAGATGTGTCTAGCAATAGCACACAGGGACAACGTGGTTCTGGATTTTCTGCAAATTCTACGACTTCATCTAATTTTAGCGTATCCAGCATAACCTTTTGTGTTATGTTATAGTCCAACGTTTTAATTTCCTTTTCTCAAAGTATATAGTTTCCTAGACTAGTACGACTAGAACTATGGTATTTTGCTCTAGAGCGCTTAAATTTCATTAATTCAATTATTCTCACCAAATTCTCTATTTCAGGAAACTTGAATCACCATATACTTTAGTAGAGGCGAATGATTAGGAGGTATGAACATTACCTGTTGTAGTGGAGCTACCATAATTTATTTTCAACAAATTAAGAATATAATAATCAATATATACATTTACATAAAGAAAAATTTTAAAGATTTTATGTGGAAAATTTCCTGATTCAAGACCCCTAAGTAATCATAATTAAGTGGGTAATTTGCTGATTATTACTATGTAAAAATGGAAACTGGTCTTCGCTTTTATATAACATAAAATTTACCGATATATAATTGGTTGATAGAGAAATATAGCAGGGAGTAAGCATTCAGCTAATGCCTAACGGCACGCTACGCGAACAGCCATAAGCAGTCAGCTTTTTCAGGCTAACGCCCGCCAAAAATACTTATTTGATAATCAACCAATTTGTCAAACATTCTGACTCCTGACTCCTGACTCCTGAATTCTTACAGAAGGAAAGACAATACTTAACCCCAAAATTCCTCTTTCTCAATAGAAAGTTAAGTTCTTAGAGAAAACTGTAAAAATATGAATAATACTGGCACATTTAGCAAACTATCTCCTGAACGTCTATTAAGACAGTTAACTAATTCCTCTGATACTACTTGTTTACAGGTTTCGCACAACTCAGTACTGTGGTCAATATACTTAGAGCAAGGTAAAATTATTTATGCTACCCATTCAGTAGAACCTTTTGATAGATTAGAACGACATATACGTCGTCTGAATCAGCAAATTTCTCCACTAACTAATGAAGTTCGTGTACAATTACGCTTGACTTTTGAACCTGATTGGCAAACTCAGTTAAGCAAACCTGAGTATGATTTACTGAGTGAACCGCCAGAATATCAAGGAATTCACTGGCTAGTGACGCAAAAACATTTACCTTCTCACCAGGCAGCATTACTAATTCAAGAGTTAGTAAAAGAAGTAATTGAATCATTTATGTTGATGAAAGAAGCAACCTATGTATTAACAGAACGAGTAAAGAGCCTTCCTAAACTTTGCAAGTTGGATACAGAAAACATTATAGACATTTGCCAAAAGCGTTTACAAAGTTGGCAATCCTGCGCTCCGCAAATATCTTCTCCCTATCAGCGTCCATACTTGTTGATTAACAGCAGGTTTTATAACAAACAACTACCAGAATTACAGCAGAATATGACAACTTGGATGAAGGGCTTTAGCCTGCGTCATTTGGCTGTAATTATGAATGTAGATGAAGTAGAACTGGCTCGAACTTTATACCCTTATATACTTCAGGGTTCGGTTATTCTCCATGAACCAGACCCTCCATTTGATCAATTGCCTAAGACTTTTGAAGATGTTTCTATATCTTCTACATATAGCACACTAGTAATTAATGAGGAAGAATCTGATGTAGAAGCGTTAGCAGATGATAATCCTGCTGTAGAAAACCATGTACCTGAAATTTCTACTTTACGAACAGAGAACCATAAGCAACTAAACATACTAAATAACATAGAGGCTGAAAACGAAACCGTAAATACGACTACTATAAGTCCTAAGGAAACCTACAAAATTATCTCTGTAGATGATAGTCCAACCATTCTTAAAGAAATCAGCCGTTGTTTAGAAGGTGAAAATGTTGCGGTAGTCACGATTAATGATCCAATCAAAGCAGTTATGTCTATTATTAGACATAAACCGGATTTGATTTTGTTGGATCTCAATATGGCAGGAATTGATGGTTATGAGTTATGTAAAATAATCCGTAATAATTCAATGTTTCAGGAAATTCCCATTATTTTTGTTACAGGAAGCAAAGGAATTGTTGATAAAGTAAAAGCCCGAATGGTGGGAGCCTCTGGTTATTTAACTAAACCTTTTACTCCTACTGAGTTGGTAAAAATGATTTTTATGCATTTGGCATAATTAACTAAAATTAACTAATCTCTTCTCAGAATCAGAACTTATAGAAATTAAGGATAAACAAGATGAAACTTAGGATTTAAACTCTAATTTAACTCTAGAGGAGCAGATACAGCAGAAGTCAGGAGTCAGGAGTAAAACTCTCTTGCTGTCTAGGTTTCAATTTAGGTTCTGTACCTCATTGATCTGCAATATGCTGTAAGGTCTAACTTTATGAAGTTTGAATTTCGTTGGTGTAACCTGTTGTAATCACTATTTTGAATTGGTATAATTACCTGTGGCACAAGTTGTATTAGAAAACGTTTATAAAAGTTTTCCTCCTCGTAAGGGGGAAGGTGTGACTACACAGATGTCATTACTAGGAAAGGAAGGTGCAGATAATATTAATGTCCTACGGCGAATTAATTTAACCATCGCGGATGGTGAATTTATGGTGCTGGTGGGACCTTCTGGTTGCGGTAAAAGTACCTTGCTCCGGTTAATAGCAGGGTTAGAGGTGATGACTGCGGGTAATATCTGGGTGGGCGATAGCGAAGCTGACCAAGGGTATCGCTTGATTAATGATTTACTTCCCAAAGAACGTGACATCGCCATGGTGTTCCAAAATTACGCCCTCTATCCCCACATGACAGTTTATGAAAACATTGCTTTTGGGTTGCGTCGTCGATTTGGAAATAGAGAAACAGTTTCTTCACCCCTGCTACGTCAGTGGGGAGAAAATCTACTGGTGGGAATGACCAGAAAATTACCCCAAAGACTGCGTTATCTTTCTCCAAAAGAACGAACTGTAGAACAACAAGTGTGGAATGTTGCCCAATTATTACAAATTGAAACTTTATTAAATCGCTTACCTAAACAGTTATCTGGAGGACAAAGACAACGGGTAGCATTAGGAAGGGCGATCGCCCGGAATCCTCAAGTATTTTTAATGGATGAACCATTATCAAACTTAGATGCTAAATTACGGGCTGAAACTCGCGCCCAAATCGTCAAATTGCAGCGTCAGTTGGGAACAACAACGATTTATGTCACCCATGATCAAACTGAAGCAATGACAATGGGCGATCGCATTGCGATCATGTATGGGGGTCAAATCCAGCAAGTCGCACCACCATTAGAACTTTACAACCACCCTGCTAACCGCTTTGTAGCCGAATTTATTGGTTCACCACCAATGAATTTCATCCCGGTAGAATTTCACGCACCTTTATTAATTACCCATCTTAACTTTCGTTTCACTCTTCCAGAAATGTGGGGAAAACTCTTACAAAAATACGATGGAAAAACTTTAATTTTAGGTATTCGTCCAGAACATTTAACTTTGAGTGTACCTGCAACCAAAAATCTACCAATTAAAGTAGATTTGGTAGAAAATTTAGGAAATGATAGTTTTTTATCTATCAGGATTTTTGATCCTGAATCATCAAGTCCAGAAGGTCAATCTTTGCAAGTGCGAGTTCCCCCGGATAGATTCATTAGTCTGGGTGAACAACTGTGGTTATCATTTATTCCTGAAAAAATTCACTTTTTTGACCCAGAAACCGAGTTAGCAATAAGCTAATATATCTTGGCTAATACATCAGGAGTCAGGAGTCAGGAGTCAGGAGTCAGGAGTCAGGAGTCAGGAGTAAAACTCTCTTACTGTCTAGGTTTCAATTTAGATTCTGTACCTCATTGATCTGCAATCTGCTGTATCTTTGTGAAGGTGCAAGTTGATGCGGGTTATCCTCAATAAGTGTAGAAAAGAATCTTCCGAAATGCTTGCTAAACATGGCTATAGGTTGCATGACGACCTAGGATTCATATGCCAGGCTTCGCATTCACGCAGTGTCCCAAAGGGATACAGATAATGAACACAGGCTCATTTATTTTGTGGCTTACTCTAACAGGATTTTGCATTGATTATAGGGATAAATATGGGGGCTTGTACTATCAAGGAATGATGATGCTTGATGTAAACGAAGCCTTCCCAAAAAGTGGTAGATTGATTATTCTTTTTATAAGTCTCACTTATCCCAGGAATGGGAGTGATTTAGGTTTTATAAATTTTGCCAACCAGTACCTTTATAACCATATTCAAAAATGTCTGGGTGCAAAATTTCTGCTAATATTTCTACAGAATCTACTAGGCGTGGACTAGGACGGTTAAAGTAAGCGTTACCATCTGTGATGTAGACTCTACCAGCTTTAAATGCGTGTAATTTTTCCCAGTCTGGACGCTGAGTTAACAGTTTTACTTCTTGGTAAGTTCGTTGTAAATCAAAGCCACAGGGCATAAAAATAATTACATCGGGATTAATCGCAATTAATGTGTCCCAGCTTAAAGGTGCTGAAGGTTGACCGATACCGCTAAATAATGTCTGTCCACCAGCAAGATGAATGAGTTCAGGAATCCAATTAGCAGCCACCATCAAAGGATCAGTCCATTCGATACAAGTAACTGTAGGCATTTCTGTGATCGAAAGTCCTTGGATTTTGCGATTGCATATTTTTACACGGGCCTCTAAATTTTCTAGTATTTCTACTGAATTAATCCCAAATGTTTGACCGACTCGTTCAATATCTGCCCATACATCCCGCAGTGTACTGGGTTGTAAAGAAATTATTTGGGGTGTGGTGTAGGTCAGTTGGGCAACAGCTTTTTCTACTTCTGGTAAACTAACAGCACAAACATCACACTGGTCTTGGGTGAGAATGTGGGTAGGTTGCAATTGTTCTAAAACATCAACTTTAATTTTGTAGATGCTCAGAGCAGATAGCAATATATTATCGACTTCGTTGTGAATAGAACTGCTATCAGCATTACCATTCAAACGTGCTTGCGTACAAACTGGCAGGTGAGCTATTTCTGGAGGATAGTCACATTCATGTGATCGCCCCACAATAGCATATTGTAAACCCAGAGTAGCAGCTATTTCTGTGGCACTAGGAATTAAAGAGACAATTCTTATATTTTTATCTATCATAGTTCCACCTCCTGCGATAGGAGTTCAGAAGTCATCCTCTAACAGGATTTTGGATTTTGGATTGATTCCACGGATAAATCTGGGAGCTTATACCATTAAGAAATTATTAGTCAGAGGCCTGGAGTTGAAAATAGAAAAAGTTTTCTACTTTTCTTAATAGCCATTCTATTCTCATAGTTACATAGTTTCAGTGGGAAGATATCTATCTTGAGGATGTTATAATTCCGAATCTCTACACTTAACTTATACACAAAGATTGTATAAAATCGGCATAAGTTAAGATTTATATGCTTTATCTGCGCTCGCCTTTAGTAGGGCTGCTATAATAGTGCCAGTATAAGTAAGTGGGCGTTAAAAACTGTCGTTATAACAAGGGAAGAGTGAAGAGGTTTTCACGGTACTTTACATTTTGCTACATACTTTTGGTTTTCTTCACGTCGTTCTAGTTAGAAATTCACCAAAGAATTACAGTAGGAAACAGGGAATAGGCTGGAAAGTTTCTTACTATACACCTTTGTTAGTAAATTCTGTACATCTTTTACCTACAATCTGCTGTGAATTTGTAATGTCATAGTAAATTCTCTAGCAATGGAATCAAGTTATTTAATATCATCTTTTCTACCCATAAATAATAGATATATCCTAGTTTAATCTTGTAGCATAAAAATATTACCATTTGTCTGAAGCAGGATATCCAGAATTTCAGGATTTACAGGATAAGAAAAAGTCCCCCTTAAAAAGGGGGATTTAGGGGTATGTGTTTCATGTAATTACTCAGAAACCTCAATAGGTGCAAAACCTTGACGTTGGATATTTTCTGTGATATGTCGCGGTTCTAGGAACTGTAATAAATAATCTGGACCTCCTGATTTTGAACCTACACCAGAAAGTTTAAACCCACCAAAAGGTTGACGGCCGACGATCGCTCCGGTGATGGTACGATTAATGTATAAATTGCCAACTTCAAATTCGGCTTGTGCTTGCTGGATGTGGGAAGGAGTACGAGAATAAAGACCACCAGTTAAAGCGTAATTTGTGCCATTGCCAACTTCTAAAGCTTCTTGAAAATCCTTAACTCGAATTACTGCTAAAACAGGGCCAAATATTTCCTGTTGGGCTATGACTCCATTAGCAGGAACTTCAGAAAAAATCACTGGTCCGATAAAATATCCTTGGTTGGGTGCGGGTAATTCCAAAGCTAATGTTGCTTCTTTTTTCCCAATCTCAATATATTCCAAAATGCGAGCGCGTGCATTGACATCAATCACAGGACCAACCTGGGTACTTGGTAACTCCGCTTCTCCGATGTTTAAAGATTTAGTCGCTTCCACCAATCTTTGTAAAAAAGCATGATAAATCGGTTCCAGCACAATTACTCGTGAACAAGCTGAACATTTTTGGCCACTGTAACCAAAAGCAGATTGCACAACTCCAATTACAGCTTGGTCTAAATCAGCACTTTCATCAACAATGAGGGCATTTTTGCCACCCATTTCGGCAATTACTGTTTTGAGGTGCTTTTGACCAGGTTTTAAAATTGCTGCTTCTGCGTAAATTCGACAACCAACTTCCTGAGAACCAGTAAAAGCAATCACATGTGTATCAGGATGATTGACTAAATAGGCACCAACTTGAGAACCCTTACCAGTAAGGTGTTGAAAAACACTTTTTGGTATTCCTGCTGCTATCAAAATTTCTGTTAACTTCGCAGTAATTACAGAAGACGTTTCCGCAGGCTTAAGCAAAGTACAATTCCCAGAAACCAATGCAGCAACTGTCATCCCGCAAGCAATAGATAATGGGAAATTCCAGGGAGAAATTACCACCGCGATTCCTTTAGGCTGGTAAATATAACGATTAGTTTCTCCAGATACATCATAGATTACACCTTTGTCAAGACGTTCGATCTCGTTAGCATAATAAAGACAAAAATCTATTGCTTCCGAAACCTCGGCGTCAGCTTCTTTAACAGGTTTTCCCACTTCTAAAACCATCCACGCAGAAAGTTCAGCGCGTTGTTGTTCCATCAAATCGGCAGCTTTCCGCAAAATATCCGCACGCTCTTTCACAGGGGTTTTCTTCCAAGCGGGAAAAGCAGCTTTAGCAGCTTGCATAGCTTGTTCAGCTTGTTGAATGCTTAATAACCCAATTTTTCCAACTACTTCACTAAAATTAGAAGGATTAAGAGAATCAACAAACGTTGTTGTATTGACATATTCACCATTTACAAAAGGTAAATAAGTTTTACCCAACTGCTGACGCACACCTGCAAAAGCTAAGCTCGATTTATTCCTTTTTTTCTCTTCAGCAAAATCCGTATCCGCGACACTAATAAACCTTCCCTCAATCCCCCCCGCAAGGGAGGGGGAAGATGGAATTGGAGGTGCTAACAATTCCTCAACCGGACGGTTTTCGAGACTCTGCCGTAAAAAGGAACTATTAGCGGTATTTTCCAACAATCGACGAATTAAATAAGCCATTCCCGGTAACAAATCACCGTAGGGACAATAAACCCGAACTCGATAACCCTTATCTACTAAGGCTTTAGCGATTTTGTCACCCATGCCGTATAAAACTTGCAATTCCAAGCAACGACGAGGAAGTTGGAGAGTTTCGGCTATTGCTATGGCGCGAGATTGCGATCGCATATTATGACTACCAATGGCAGAATAGACATATTGATGATTTTCTAGCAATATTTCTGTAATTGCTTCGAAATTGGCATCTGTTGTAGCTTTATCGTTATATACTGGTTGGAGCCAATGTTTTTGTTCTGCTTTAATAGTTTCCTGATCCCAATAAGCACCTTTAACCAAACGTATGGTCAAAGGATAACCACGTTGTTTTAACCAAGCAATGATATCTCTAGCATCTTGTTCACTATCGCGCAGATATGCTTGAATCGTCATGCCAATATCGGTACGCTGACGGAATTCTTCTTCCAGTAAAAGTTTTTTGAGAATATTAAAGGTAATATCCTTATAGGCGTATTGTTCCATATCAAAATGGA
It encodes the following:
- a CDS encoding vWA domain-containing protein; amino-acid sequence: MLDTLKLDEVVEFAENPEPRCPCVLLLDTSGSMQGERIEALNQGLLTFKDELVKNSLAARRVEVAIITFDSHVNVVQDFVTADQFNPPILTAQGLTTMGAGINKSLEIIQERKSQYRTNGIAYYRPWVFMITDGEPQGELDNVIEQAVQRLQGDEANKRVAFFTVGVENANMTRLNQIAVRAPIKLQGLNFIEMFVWLSASMSAVSHSKVDEQVALPPIGWGSV
- a CDS encoding ABC transporter ATP-binding protein: MAQVVLENVYKSFPPRKGEGVTTQMSLLGKEGADNINVLRRINLTIADGEFMVLVGPSGCGKSTLLRLIAGLEVMTAGNIWVGDSEADQGYRLINDLLPKERDIAMVFQNYALYPHMTVYENIAFGLRRRFGNRETVSSPLLRQWGENLLVGMTRKLPQRLRYLSPKERTVEQQVWNVAQLLQIETLLNRLPKQLSGGQRQRVALGRAIARNPQVFLMDEPLSNLDAKLRAETRAQIVKLQRQLGTTTIYVTHDQTEAMTMGDRIAIMYGGQIQQVAPPLELYNHPANRFVAEFIGSPPMNFIPVEFHAPLLITHLNFRFTLPEMWGKLLQKYDGKTLILGIRPEHLTLSVPATKNLPIKVDLVENLGNDSFLSIRIFDPESSSPEGQSLQVRVPPDRFISLGEQLWLSFIPEKIHFFDPETELAIS
- a CDS encoding response regulator, whose product is MNNTGTFSKLSPERLLRQLTNSSDTTCLQVSHNSVLWSIYLEQGKIIYATHSVEPFDRLERHIRRLNQQISPLTNEVRVQLRLTFEPDWQTQLSKPEYDLLSEPPEYQGIHWLVTQKHLPSHQAALLIQELVKEVIESFMLMKEATYVLTERVKSLPKLCKLDTENIIDICQKRLQSWQSCAPQISSPYQRPYLLINSRFYNKQLPELQQNMTTWMKGFSLRHLAVIMNVDEVELARTLYPYILQGSVILHEPDPPFDQLPKTFEDVSISSTYSTLVINEEESDVEALADDNPAVENHVPEISTLRTENHKQLNILNNIEAENETVNTTTISPKETYKIISVDDSPTILKEISRCLEGENVAVVTINDPIKAVMSIIRHKPDLILLDLNMAGIDGYELCKIIRNNSMFQEIPIIFVTGSKGIVDKVKARMVGASGYLTKPFTPTELVKMIFMHLA
- a CDS encoding cobalamin-binding protein — its product is MIDKNIRIVSLIPSATEIAATLGLQYAIVGRSHECDYPPEIAHLPVCTQARLNGNADSSSIHNEVDNILLSALSIYKIKVDVLEQLQPTHILTQDQCDVCAVSLPEVEKAVAQLTYTTPQIISLQPSTLRDVWADIERVGQTFGINSVEILENLEARVKICNRKIQGLSITEMPTVTCIEWTDPLMVAANWIPELIHLAGGQTLFSGIGQPSAPLSWDTLIAINPDVIIFMPCGFDLQRTYQEVKLLTQRPDWEKLHAFKAGRVYITDGNAYFNRPSPRLVDSVEILAEILHPDIFEYGYKGTGWQNL
- the pruA gene encoding L-glutamate gamma-semialdehyde dehydrogenase — its product is MMLQVQNGTYESKTQEIAKEFLAATQENRSFLASLGDQMRWDDKLLAWAMSNPGLRVQLFRFIDTLPALNSKAEIASHLQEYLGDQLVELPAALKGMLNFANADSMPAQVAARTVETAVQTLAHKYISGENISQVIKTLERLRKEKMSFTIDLLGEAVITETEAESYLHRYLDLMQQLVAASKNWANIPSIDEADGQKVPKVQVSVKLTAFYSQFDPLDAQGSEEKVSARIRILLRRAQELGAAVHFDMEQYAYKDITFNILKKLLLEEEFRQRTDIGMTIQAYLRDSEQDARDIIAWLKQRGYPLTIRLVKGAYWDQETIKAEQKHWLQPVYNDKATTDANFEAITEILLENHQYVYSAIGSHNMRSQSRAIAIAETLQLPRRCLELQVLYGMGDKIAKALVDKGYRVRVYCPYGDLLPGMAYLIRRLLENTANSSFLRQSLENRPVEELLAPPIPSSPSLAGGIEGRFISVADTDFAEEKKRNKSSLAFAGVRQQLGKTYLPFVNGEYVNTTTFVDSLNPSNFSEVVGKIGLLSIQQAEQAMQAAKAAFPAWKKTPVKERADILRKAADLMEQQRAELSAWMVLEVGKPVKEADAEVSEAIDFCLYYANEIERLDKGVIYDVSGETNRYIYQPKGIAVVISPWNFPLSIACGMTVAALVSGNCTLLKPAETSSVITAKLTEILIAAGIPKSVFQHLTGKGSQVGAYLVNHPDTHVIAFTGSQEVGCRIYAEAAILKPGQKHLKTVIAEMGGKNALIVDESADLDQAVIGVVQSAFGYSGQKCSACSRVIVLEPIYHAFLQRLVEATKSLNIGEAELPSTQVGPVIDVNARARILEYIEIGKKEATLALELPAPNQGYFIGPVIFSEVPANGVIAQQEIFGPVLAVIRVKDFQEALEVGNGTNYALTGGLYSRTPSHIQQAQAEFEVGNLYINRTITGAIVGRQPFGGFKLSGVGSKSGGPDYLLQFLEPRHITENIQRQGFAPIEVSE